From the genome of Campylobacter concisus, one region includes:
- a CDS encoding rod-binding protein: MQIDNTLALNSYNEISANKIKNANAKQDALLKEQTDAFEAYMVKAVLDIALKEDEHNSLYPKAAGSDIYRSMYNDAMSKALSGNLGFSELLYDFLKRDS; this comes from the coding sequence ATGCAAATTGACAACACATTAGCACTAAATTCATACAATGAAATTTCGGCAAATAAGATAAAAAATGCAAATGCAAAACAAGATGCACTTTTAAAAGAGCAAACTGATGCATTTGAGGCATATATGGTAAAGGCTGTGCTTGATATTGCTTTAAAAGAAGATGAGCATAACTCGCTATATCCAAAGGCTGCTGGTAGCGATATTTATAGGTCGATGTATAACGATGCGATGAGTAAAGCGTTGAGCGGAAATCTTGGTTTTTCAGAACTTTTGTACGATTTTTTAAAGAGAGACTCTTAA
- a CDS encoding flagellar basal body P-ring protein FlgI translates to MKKFLSFVAASVIATSAFATQIKELASIVGVRDNQLIGYGLVVGLNGTGDGSTSKFTIQSLSNMLQGVNVKINPDDIKSKNAAAVMVTAKLPAFARHGDKLDVVISSIGDAKSLQGGTLLMTPLKGVDGDIYALAQGALSIGGKSMGRSGGNHPTVGSILNGALVEREVTYDIYNQDSIRLSLKDTNFKTALDIQNAINANISDDAAKAIDPRTVIVKKPDDVSIIELASSVLDLDVEYKPDEKIVVDERTGTIVSGINAVVSPVVLTHGAITIKIEPNSYDEAAQNDVNIGSDTSVAPSQNLLKISGEKTTVANVTRALNKLGATPSDIISILENLKRVGAIQVDLEII, encoded by the coding sequence ATGAAAAAATTTTTATCTTTTGTAGCAGCTTCTGTGATAGCTACTTCAGCTTTTGCTACGCAGATAAAAGAGCTTGCAAGCATAGTTGGCGTAAGAGATAACCAGCTAATAGGCTACGGCCTAGTTGTCGGACTAAACGGCACAGGTGATGGCTCAACGTCAAAATTTACGATACAGTCTCTATCAAACATGCTTCAAGGTGTAAACGTAAAGATAAACCCAGATGATATCAAGTCAAAAAATGCAGCTGCTGTTATGGTAACAGCTAAGCTTCCTGCATTTGCTAGGCATGGCGACAAGCTTGACGTCGTGATCTCATCTATTGGCGATGCAAAAAGTTTGCAAGGTGGTACTCTTCTCATGACGCCACTAAAAGGCGTTGATGGTGATATTTACGCTTTGGCTCAGGGTGCTTTAAGCATCGGCGGAAAAAGCATGGGTAGATCAGGTGGCAACCACCCAACCGTTGGCTCTATCCTAAATGGAGCTTTGGTTGAACGAGAAGTGACTTATGACATTTATAATCAAGATAGCATAAGACTAAGCCTAAAAGATACAAATTTTAAAACTGCTCTTGATATCCAAAACGCTATAAATGCAAATATCTCTGATGATGCTGCAAAGGCGATCGATCCAAGAACAGTTATCGTTAAAAAACCAGATGATGTTAGCATTATCGAGCTTGCAAGCTCTGTGCTTGATCTTGATGTGGAGTATAAGCCAGATGAAAAGATAGTGGTTGATGAAAGAACTGGCACGATAGTAAGTGGCATAAATGCTGTGGTTAGCCCAGTTGTTTTAACGCATGGTGCAATCACAATAAAAATAGAGCCAAATAGCTACGATGAGGCAGCGCAAAACGATGTAAATATAGGAAGCGATACGTCGGTCGCACCTAGTCAAAATTTACTTAAAATTTCAGGCGAAAAAACAACCGTTGCAAATGTAACAAGAGCTTTAAATAAGCTTGGGGCAACACCAAGTGATATCATATCAATACTTGAAAATTTAAAGCGAGTTGGTGCGATACAAGTTGATTTGGAGATAATATAA
- the rsmD gene encoding 16S rRNA (guanine(966)-N(2))-methyltransferase RsmD, with protein MKLYTKISSGKFKGKRLELPSLSTTRSTKSIVKESFFNVIRDEIYSLTFIEGFGGSGVMASEAVSNGAREAIAIEKDRAAFKITQNNLASLECSNLKAINGDTFSVLPDIVNSQSGKVLLYLDPPFDIRAGFDGIYEKLVNLISQLKKEKIYMIVFEHNSDFKFCDEISTYKLVKFKKFGATSLSYFQ; from the coding sequence GTGAAGCTTTACACTAAAATCTCAAGTGGTAAATTTAAAGGTAAAAGGCTTGAGCTGCCAAGCCTAAGCACGACTAGAAGTACAAAAAGCATCGTGAAAGAGTCCTTCTTTAACGTCATTAGAGATGAAATTTACTCGCTTACATTTATAGAGGGCTTTGGTGGAAGTGGCGTGATGGCAAGCGAGGCCGTTAGCAACGGAGCACGTGAGGCTATCGCTATTGAAAAAGATAGAGCCGCTTTTAAGATCACACAAAACAATCTTGCTAGCCTAGAGTGCTCAAATTTAAAAGCAATAAATGGCGATACCTTTTCTGTTTTACCCGATATTGTAAATTCTCAAAGTGGCAAGGTCTTGCTCTATCTTGATCCCCCATTTGACATAAGAGCTGGCTTTGATGGCATCTACGAAAAGCTTGTAAATTTAATCTCACAGCTAAAAAAAGAGAAAATTTATATGATAGTTTTTGAACACAACAGCGACTTTAAATTTTGCGATGAAATTTCTACATATAAACTTGTAAAATTTAAAAAATTTGGAGCTACTTCGCTCTCTTACTTCCAATAA
- a CDS encoding FlaG family protein, protein MEIFKVAANQVLDTSMSTSAQRQIDSRPIEHSDVKLSANKNNETKDINELDGLSNEELAKRTREVTDRLNYQMQQLDTNVRFAYNEKLNLMVVQVKDAKTGEEITQLPSKEAIRISEYFKESIGILFDKES, encoded by the coding sequence ATGGAAATCTTTAAGGTAGCAGCAAATCAGGTGCTAGATACGAGCATGAGCACATCTGCTCAGCGTCAAATAGACAGCAGACCTATCGAGCATTCTGATGTTAAATTAAGTGCTAATAAAAACAATGAAACAAAAGACATTAACGAGCTAGACGGACTTAGCAACGAAGAGCTTGCCAAAAGAACAAGAGAGGTCACTGACAGACTAAACTATCAAATGCAGCAGCTTGATACTAATGTAAGATTTGCTTACAATGAGAAGCTAAATTTAATGGTCGTGCAAGTAAAAGATGCTAAAACTGGAGAAGAGATAACACAACTTCCAAGCAAAGAAGCTATAAGAATAAGCGAGTATTTCAAAGAAAGTATCGGAATACTTTTTGACAAGGAGAGTTAA
- the fliD gene encoding flagellar filament capping protein FliD produces the protein MAVGNVTNLGIGTKNSGLNDDLIKKLKEADEAGQIKPLTKRLERNDLKQKDLAALKTLVSNVNVSGKTLGGEALYLKRTTNNAGKSVTASAANGVSVQNFSIDVQKLAQKDTFQSSNFKNASNLVGATSNGSFDVEIDGQKFSISVTRSTTYQDIVDKINDISRGKLQARILNVGGDKPNQIMLQSGNTGATQTIKFSNDTAGVLDKLGWDSTQFQDKDANGTLLTNPDGTPKMTSNFEKNRILKAQDAEFTYNGVNVKRSKNTFNDLRPGISITLNETGKTNVSVSQDTKEVIKAVEEFIKDYNLMTMNLGIATKYDEEKGAGTFQGVSEISSLRSNIGRLVNGQDSEGKALSKYGIVPDKDGQLQLDLNKLNAALSKDPEEIQKFFMGSSKIEPISYMGASTVSAGALDIKAGDLTINGKSVTFSTTATATAEENALKLQQAINDAGITGVTASLDKSGKRIVLKRSDGENIEVKGKNSALTALGMNEATINPVTKKTDGLFTKLAKMLDGVVGKSGTMVAMQNQLKDENESITKNKESTQKLLDEKYTTMQERFIKYNAIIASLENQFSTLKSMIDAEINSRK, from the coding sequence ATGGCAGTAGGTAACGTAACAAATTTAGGCATCGGCACAAAAAATAGCGGACTAAATGATGATCTTATCAAGAAATTAAAAGAAGCAGATGAAGCAGGACAGATCAAGCCTTTAACAAAAAGGCTAGAAAGAAATGACCTAAAGCAAAAAGACCTTGCAGCGCTAAAAACTCTAGTTAGCAACGTAAACGTAAGTGGCAAAACACTTGGCGGAGAGGCACTTTATCTAAAAAGAACTACAAACAATGCTGGCAAAAGCGTAACAGCCTCAGCAGCAAATGGCGTTAGCGTTCAAAATTTTAGTATAGATGTGCAAAAACTTGCTCAAAAAGATACATTTCAAAGCTCAAATTTCAAAAACGCTTCAAACTTAGTAGGTGCGACAAGCAACGGCTCTTTTGATGTTGAGATCGATGGACAAAAATTTTCTATTAGCGTAACTAGATCAACCACGTATCAGGATATTGTAGACAAGATAAATGATATTAGTCGTGGTAAATTGCAAGCTAGAATTTTAAATGTTGGCGGAGATAAGCCAAATCAAATCATGCTTCAATCAGGCAACACTGGCGCAACACAGACTATTAAATTCTCAAATGATACAGCTGGTGTTTTAGATAAGCTTGGCTGGGATAGTACGCAGTTTCAGGACAAAGATGCAAATGGCACTCTACTAACAAATCCTGATGGCACACCAAAGATGACATCAAATTTTGAAAAAAATAGAATTCTAAAAGCACAAGATGCAGAATTTACATATAATGGAGTAAATGTAAAAAGAAGCAAAAATACCTTCAACGACTTAAGGCCGGGAATTTCTATTACATTAAATGAAACTGGTAAAACAAACGTAAGCGTCTCTCAGGATACAAAAGAGGTAATAAAAGCGGTTGAAGAATTTATCAAAGACTACAACCTAATGACCATGAACCTTGGCATAGCTACAAAATATGACGAGGAAAAAGGAGCTGGCACTTTCCAAGGTGTTAGCGAAATTTCAAGCTTAAGATCAAACATTGGTCGTCTTGTAAATGGACAAGATAGCGAAGGCAAAGCATTAAGCAAATATGGCATAGTGCCTGATAAAGACGGACAGCTTCAGCTTGATCTAAATAAGCTAAATGCAGCTCTTAGCAAAGATCCTGAAGAGATTCAGAAATTTTTCATGGGATCAAGCAAGATCGAGCCAATAAGTTATATGGGGGCATCGACTGTTAGCGCTGGAGCACTAGACATAAAAGCCGGCGATCTTACGATAAACGGCAAGTCAGTTACATTCTCAACTACTGCCACAGCCACAGCCGAAGAGAACGCACTAAAACTTCAACAAGCTATAAATGACGCTGGCATAACTGGAGTTACAGCTAGTCTTGATAAAAGTGGCAAAAGAATCGTCTTAAAAAGAAGCGATGGCGAAAATATCGAGGTAAAAGGTAAAAATTCAGCCTTAACAGCTCTAGGTATGAATGAAGCTACCATAAATCCAGTAACCAAAAAGACAGATGGGCTATTTACAAAGCTAGCTAAAATGCTTGATGGTGTCGTTGGCAAAAGTGGTACGATGGTTGCTATGCAAAATCAATTAAAAGATGAAAATGAGTCGATCACAAAAAACAAAGAGAGCACACAAAAGCTTTTAGATGAGAAATACACAACAATGCAAGAGCGTTTTATCAAGTATAACGCTATCATAGCAAGTTTAGAAAATCAGTTCTCAACACTAAAATCAATGATCGATGCAGAGATAAATAGCAGAAAATAA
- the fliS gene encoding flagellar export chaperone FliS — protein sequence MNQSAYSAYAQSSFGGIESPTKLIEMLYDGILKFIFRTKKAIETGDIEKKVYYINRTNAIFVELLNSLDYSQGDVAHYLSGLYTRQMQLLAMANIQNDVAALNEVTNVVKQLSEAWREVTSGE from the coding sequence ATGAATCAAAGTGCATATAGTGCATACGCACAGTCTAGTTTTGGGGGCATTGAGTCCCCAACTAAATTAATAGAAATGCTTTATGACGGGATTTTAAAATTTATATTTCGTACAAAAAAGGCGATAGAAACTGGAGATATAGAGAAAAAAGTTTATTATATAAATAGAACAAACGCTATTTTTGTTGAGCTTTTAAATTCGCTTGATTATTCTCAAGGCGACGTAGCTCACTATCTTAGCGGCCTTTATACAAGACAAATGCAGCTTCTTGCTATGGCAAATATACAAAACGATGTCGCTGCTTTAAACGAAGTAACCAATGTCGTAAAGCAACTATCTGAAGCATGGAGAGAGGTAACTTCAGGTGAATAG
- a CDS encoding Type 1 glutamine amidotransferase-like domain-containing protein, whose amino-acid sequence MANIFLCSYFAEVASKINEVVKFQGKDIVFIDTAAKFEEVNFYVDEAVEILENFGAKLRRLDVSCFQSSAVPVSSQDKPFCYDKILATINECDIIYISGGNTFYLLNELRKSRAAQAIKNAVKAGKIYIGESAGAIVAAPDTRYATLMDENSQNMSDFTGLNLVDVYVVPHFGCEPFAEATHEIMEKFGNLYDLRPINNAEFIAL is encoded by the coding sequence ATGGCGAATATTTTTCTTTGCTCATATTTTGCTGAGGTTGCGAGCAAGATTAATGAAGTGGTAAAATTTCAAGGCAAAGATATTGTTTTTATCGATACGGCAGCAAAATTTGAAGAGGTAAATTTTTATGTAGATGAAGCGGTAGAAATTTTAGAAAATTTTGGCGCAAAGCTAAGACGCCTTGATGTCTCTTGCTTCCAGAGTTCTGCCGTGCCGGTGTCTAGTCAAGACAAGCCATTTTGCTACGATAAAATTTTAGCCACTATTAATGAGTGTGACATTATTTATATAAGCGGTGGAAATACGTTTTATCTGCTTAATGAGCTGAGAAAATCGCGCGCTGCCCAAGCTATAAAAAATGCGGTCAAAGCAGGTAAAATTTATATCGGTGAGTCGGCGGGAGCGATCGTGGCCGCACCAGATACTAGATATGCTACGCTAATGGATGAAAATAGCCAAAATATGAGCGATTTTACGGGGTTAAATTTGGTTGATGTTTACGTCGTACCGCACTTTGGCTGCGAGCCTTTTGCAGAGGCCACGCACGAGATAATGGAGAAATTTGGGAACTTGTATGATTTACGACCTATAAATAACGCTGAATTTATCGCGCTTTGA
- the truD gene encoding tRNA pseudouridine(13) synthase TruD, which yields MQETTTFKPLYALTHAPIEAYFSKNSDDFVVREIPLYEFSGDGEHLIVEISKKDMTTQEALHVLSEVTGAKMRDFGYAGLKDKQGMTTQFISMPRKFESNLANFSHEKIKILSLNVHKNKLRIGHLKGNSFFIRLKKVLPSNAKKLEQAFISIDKMGYANYFGYQRFGKFGDNAETGLELLKNGTINGKKSKNVKLNDFLISAYQSDLFNRWLSKRVEISKFAQDFSLGELAQIYPYLDNAILKNLKSQKRFFKLMEGEVLGHYPHGKCFLCEDLDAEGARFDARDITSCGLIVGAKAYEAQGAVRMVEDQVFAQANEYKAKMTGSRRFAWCYLEDASYKYNEEKAHFTINFTLQKGSYATVVLEEILHKNIFE from the coding sequence ATGCAAGAAACCACCACTTTTAAGCCACTTTATGCACTCACTCATGCACCTATTGAGGCCTATTTTTCTAAAAATTCAGATGATTTTGTTGTGCGCGAGATACCACTTTATGAGTTTAGCGGTGACGGTGAGCACTTGATCGTTGAAATTTCTAAAAAAGATATGACGACACAAGAGGCCTTACATGTCTTAAGCGAGGTTACAGGGGCTAAGATGCGCGATTTTGGCTATGCTGGGCTAAAGGACAAGCAGGGCATGACGACGCAGTTTATCTCTATGCCACGCAAATTTGAGAGCAATCTAGCAAACTTTAGCCACGAAAAGATAAAAATTTTAAGCCTAAATGTGCATAAAAATAAGCTTCGCATCGGACATCTAAAGGGAAATAGCTTTTTTATCCGTCTAAAAAAGGTACTACCAAGTAATGCCAAAAAGCTAGAGCAAGCATTTATTAGTATCGATAAAATGGGCTATGCAAACTACTTTGGCTATCAACGTTTTGGTAAATTTGGCGACAATGCCGAAACTGGCCTGGAGCTACTTAAAAACGGGACAATAAACGGCAAAAAGAGCAAAAATGTAAAGCTAAACGACTTTTTGATCTCGGCATATCAGAGCGATCTTTTTAACCGCTGGCTTAGCAAACGCGTGGAGATTTCGAAATTTGCGCAGGATTTTAGCCTAGGCGAGCTAGCTCAAATTTACCCGTATCTTGATAACGCGATTTTGAAAAATTTAAAATCACAAAAGAGATTTTTTAAGCTGATGGAGGGCGAAGTTTTGGGCCACTATCCGCACGGCAAGTGCTTTTTGTGCGAGGATTTGGACGCGGAGGGCGCGCGCTTTGACGCTAGAGATATCACTAGCTGCGGGCTGATCGTGGGCGCAAAGGCGTATGAGGCGCAGGGCGCGGTGAGAATGGTAGAGGATCAAGTTTTCGCGCAGGCAAATGAATATAAAGCTAAAATGACGGGATCTAGGCGCTTTGCGTGGTGTTATTTGGAGGATGCAAGCTATAAATACAACGAGGAAAAAGCACACTTTACGATAAATTTCACACTGCAAAAAGGCAGCTACGCGACTGTTGTGCTAGAAGAAATCTTGCATAAAAACATCTTTGAGTAG
- a CDS encoding thiamine-phosphate kinase, with protein sequence MDKENFTIECFGNAYIGDDAAVLGKQVFSKDIFAENSHFKHGWLSLEEIGYKAMIVNFSDTIVMNARPKFALLGLSLPKNFSPQQIKELSGGINRACEEFGVRIIGGDTISSKILNISVSVIGELNGKAVLRKNAKYGDLVAFTGELGGSKKGLNSLLRLAQISKNSRFKKPILRDKFFYKAAHLVNSAMDISDGLNTDLAKLLKASKKGAKFTKKLSKFELSSGEEYEILFTFSPKNLNAIKRIAAKTRTKISIFAKISNKRLKQNARNHHF encoded by the coding sequence ATGGATAAAGAAAATTTCACGATTGAATGCTTTGGTAACGCTTATATTGGCGATGATGCGGCTGTGCTTGGCAAGCAGGTCTTTAGCAAGGATATTTTTGCTGAAAATTCGCACTTTAAGCATGGCTGGCTAAGCCTTGAAGAGATCGGCTATAAGGCGATGATCGTAAATTTTTCAGATACGATCGTGATGAATGCTAGGCCAAAATTTGCGCTTCTTGGACTTAGCTTGCCAAAGAATTTTTCGCCGCAGCAAATCAAAGAGCTAAGTGGCGGCATAAATAGAGCTTGCGAGGAGTTTGGAGTAAGGATAATCGGTGGCGACACGATAAGTAGCAAAATTTTAAATATAAGCGTTAGTGTAATTGGCGAGCTAAATGGCAAAGCTGTGCTTAGGAAAAATGCAAAATACGGAGATCTGGTGGCTTTTACTGGCGAGCTTGGAGGTAGCAAAAAGGGGCTAAATTCGCTTCTAAGGCTAGCTCAAATTTCAAAAAACTCGCGATTTAAAAAGCCTATTTTAAGAGATAAATTTTTCTACAAAGCAGCTCATCTTGTAAACTCTGCCATGGACATCTCAGATGGGCTAAATACCGATCTTGCTAAGCTTTTAAAGGCTAGCAAAAAGGGTGCTAAATTTACAAAAAAGCTAAGTAAATTTGAGCTTAGTAGCGGCGAAGAGTATGAAATTTTATTTACTTTTAGTCCTAAAAATTTAAACGCCATCAAAAGGATCGCCGCAAAAACACGGACAAAGATTAGCATCTTTGCAAAAATTTCAAATAAAAGGTTAAAACAAAATGCAAGAAACCACCACTTTTAA
- a CDS encoding Mur ligase family protein, with the protein MNIFLSISTVLFIFALAFYVITCFQWFSYRPERVLFHFTKPAWHAFFFIVPLVLFYTTGKWFFIYFYFALLPALYLWHKKLDKKLVFTARVKHFFVILACAIILNYALNFIIHKVFLAPMPLFVLVVSLFFSEILEKIKFQGFKNKALKKLGANKDLKIILITASYGKTSIKNFLFEILKDNFVCYKTPRSVNTMAGIIKDINENLSEQTQIYIVEAGARLKGDILEITKFLNPQIVIVGEIGAQHIEYFKTLDNIRSTKLEALQSARLQMAFLHSSTKKEPSQNLEIYDESLKDINANLDGILFMLDGKSYASPLLGKFNATNLAVCIKVAKYLKMSDEAVDKALSRMKNVEHRLSKIEAGSKLIIDDSFNGNFSGMSSSYELVSTYAGRKVLLTPGIVESDAEQNANLAKVINEIFDLVIITSSLNAEVLLKHIIKPKIIILKDKNKMQEILAQNTHAGDLILFSNDAPSFI; encoded by the coding sequence ATGAATATATTTTTAAGCATAAGCACAGTTTTATTTATCTTTGCGCTCGCTTTTTATGTGATTACTTGCTTTCAGTGGTTTTCATATAGGCCTGAGCGCGTACTCTTTCACTTCACAAAGCCTGCTTGGCACGCCTTTTTCTTTATTGTGCCGTTGGTGCTTTTTTACACGACTGGTAAGTGGTTTTTCATCTATTTTTACTTTGCGCTTTTGCCAGCTCTTTATCTTTGGCACAAAAAACTTGATAAAAAGCTAGTCTTTACCGCCAGGGTCAAGCACTTCTTTGTGATCCTTGCTTGCGCTATTATCCTAAACTACGCTCTAAATTTTATCATTCACAAGGTATTTTTAGCTCCGATGCCACTTTTTGTCTTGGTTGTTAGCCTATTTTTTAGTGAAATTTTAGAAAAGATAAAATTTCAAGGATTTAAAAACAAGGCGCTTAAAAAACTTGGCGCAAACAAAGATCTAAAAATCATCTTGATCACAGCAAGCTACGGCAAAACTAGTATCAAAAATTTCTTATTTGAAATTTTAAAAGATAACTTTGTCTGCTACAAAACACCTCGCAGCGTAAATACAATGGCTGGTATCATCAAAGATATCAATGAAAACTTAAGTGAGCAAACGCAAATTTATATCGTAGAAGCAGGCGCTAGGCTAAAGGGCGACATTTTAGAGATCACTAAATTTCTAAACCCACAAATCGTCATCGTAGGTGAGATAGGTGCGCAACACATTGAGTATTTTAAAACGCTTGATAATATCCGCTCTACCAAGCTTGAAGCACTTCAAAGCGCTCGTTTGCAAATGGCATTTTTACATAGCTCGACAAAAAAAGAGCCAAGCCAAAATTTAGAAATTTACGATGAGAGCCTAAAAGATATAAACGCAAATTTAGATGGAATTTTATTTATGCTTGATGGCAAGAGTTACGCTTCGCCGCTGCTTGGCAAATTTAACGCTACAAATTTAGCAGTTTGTATAAAGGTGGCAAAATACCTAAAAATGAGCGATGAAGCGGTAGATAAAGCGCTATCTAGGATGAAAAACGTCGAGCACCGCCTAAGCAAGATCGAGGCTGGTAGCAAGCTGATAATTGATGATAGCTTTAATGGAAATTTTTCAGGCATGAGCTCAAGCTACGAGCTAGTAAGCACCTATGCTGGCAGAAAAGTGCTACTAACACCAGGCATCGTCGAGAGCGATGCGGAGCAAAATGCAAATTTAGCCAAGGTGATAAATGAAATTTTTGACCTTGTTATCATCACAAGCTCACTAAACGCCGAAGTCTTACTAAAGCACATCATAAAGCCAAAGATCATCATCTTAAAGGATAAAAATAAAATGCAAGAAATTCTAGCTCAAAATACGCATGCTGGCGATCTCATACTATTTTCAAATGATGCACCGAGCTTTATATGA
- a CDS encoding alpha/beta fold hydrolase — MASRAVKYGSDEYEISYEVVNPKCKKIVLFLHGWGANKEIMKKAFGSYLSDFCHVYIDMPGFGKSSITDPLKTSDYAKIVENFCAELGIRPDIIVGHSFGGKVATLLKPPYLVLLSSAGIVVKKPFIVRAKIAIFKIFKLFGFGKFYKLFATKDVSGMSRVMYETLKNVVDEDFTKHFADFGGRAFIFWGENDKATPIISGESIHKLIKNSSFFPLNGDHFFFLLHAKFISDEIEKGLKFEPNEAKNVVLDDDESGIEEIR, encoded by the coding sequence ATGGCGAGTAGGGCGGTAAAATACGGCTCAGACGAGTATGAGATCAGCTACGAAGTAGTAAATCCAAAATGCAAAAAAATAGTGCTTTTCTTGCACGGCTGGGGCGCTAATAAAGAGATAATGAAAAAGGCATTTGGCTCTTATTTAAGTGATTTTTGCCACGTTTATATTGATATGCCAGGCTTTGGTAAAAGCTCAATTACTGATCCTTTAAAAACAAGCGATTATGCAAAAATTGTTGAAAATTTTTGCGCTGAGCTTGGCATAAGGCCAGATATCATCGTAGGTCATAGCTTTGGTGGCAAGGTTGCAACGCTTCTAAAGCCGCCATATCTTGTGCTTTTAAGCTCAGCTGGCATAGTTGTCAAAAAGCCATTTATCGTGCGCGCAAAGATCGCTATTTTTAAAATTTTTAAGCTTTTTGGATTTGGAAAATTTTATAAACTCTTTGCCACAAAAGATGTAAGTGGTATGAGTAGAGTGATGTATGAGACCCTAAAAAACGTAGTTGATGAGGATTTTACGAAGCATTTTGCCGATTTTGGGGGCAGGGCTTTTATATTTTGGGGAGAAAATGACAAGGCAACGCCTATAATAAGCGGAGAGAGTATACATAAGCTCATAAAAAATAGTTCATTTTTTCCGCTTAATGGTGATCATTTTTTCTTTTTACTTCACGCTAAATTCATAAGTGACGAGATAGAAAAAGGGCTAAAATTTGAGCCAAATGAAGCAAAAAATGTTGTGCTAGATGACGATGAGAGCGGGATCGAGGAGATAAGATGA
- a CDS encoding type II toxin-antitoxin system Phd/YefM family antitoxin, which produces MVTFTKDEIYTATEVVRNFSSVLSRVGANELKRAVIVKNNKFEAVLLNMEEYERLCEAVSVLESIYTAKKRENDGE; this is translated from the coding sequence ATGGTAACTTTTACAAAAGACGAAATTTATACAGCAACTGAAGTGGTTAGAAATTTTAGTTCAGTGCTCTCTCGTGTGGGAGCTAATGAATTAAAAAGAGCGGTCATTGTTAAAAATAATAAATTTGAAGCAGTGCTTTTAAATATGGAAGAGTATGAGCGCCTTTGCGAAGCAGTGAGCGTGCTTGAGAGTATTTATACTGCAAAAAAAAGAGAGAACGATGGCGAGTAG
- a CDS encoding D-alanine--D-alanine ligase → MNLGVIFGAKSYEHEISIVSAIVLKNVLKQELKFIFCDANRDFYLIEEKDMRANFFSSGKYKNSKKLILSKGGFFIHSLFGDKKVECDVIINLIHGMDGEDGKIAALFDFYGIKYIGPRLEVSALSYNKELTKFLAQKAGVKALDYEMLTRESQPKFHYPIILKPARLGSSIGVNIVHDASELAYAKDVAFEFDKDVLVEPFIKGVKEYNLAGCKIDGKIKFSIIEEPKKKEFLDYEQKYLSFSNENKVKEAEISEELKQKLKFNFSKIYDCGFDGAIIRCDFFVIDDEVYLNEINPNPGSLANYLFEDFESTLNALANSLPRERNIKIDYSFINSITSVKGRGKI, encoded by the coding sequence ATGAATTTAGGTGTGATATTTGGAGCAAAGAGCTATGAACATGAGATAAGCATAGTTAGTGCGATAGTTTTAAAAAATGTCCTAAAACAAGAGCTAAAATTTATATTTTGTGACGCAAATAGGGACTTTTACCTGATCGAAGAGAAAGATATGAGAGCAAATTTCTTTAGCTCTGGTAAATACAAAAATTCAAAAAAGCTCATTTTGTCTAAAGGCGGATTTTTCATACACTCTCTTTTTGGCGATAAAAAAGTAGAGTGCGACGTCATTATAAATTTGATCCATGGCATGGACGGCGAAGATGGCAAAATAGCAGCGCTTTTTGACTTTTACGGCATAAAATATATAGGTCCAAGGCTTGAAGTGAGTGCGCTTAGCTACAACAAAGAGCTTACTAAATTTCTAGCGCAGAAAGCTGGCGTAAAGGCGCTTGACTATGAGATGCTAACTCGTGAGAGCCAGCCAAAATTTCACTATCCTATTATCTTAAAGCCAGCAAGACTTGGAAGTAGCATCGGCGTAAATATAGTGCATGATGCTAGCGAGCTAGCTTATGCAAAAGACGTAGCATTTGAGTTTGATAAGGATGTGCTTGTCGAGCCTTTTATAAAGGGAGTAAAAGAGTACAACCTTGCAGGCTGTAAGATAGATGGAAAGATAAAATTTTCTATCATCGAAGAGCCAAAAAAGAAAGAATTTCTTGACTACGAGCAAAAGTATCTTAGCTTTTCAAATGAAAATAAGGTAAAAGAGGCTGAAATTTCTGAAGAGCTAAAGCAAAAGCTTAAATTTAATTTTTCAAAAATTTATGATTGTGGATTTGACGGGGCGATCATTAGATGCGACTTTTTTGTGATAGATGATGAGGTCTATCTAAATGAGATAAATCCAAATCCAGGAAGCCTTGCAAACTATCTATTTGAGGATTTTGAGAGCACTTTAAATGCTCTTGCAAACTCACTTCCAAGAGAGCGTAATATAAAGATCGATTATAGCTTCATAAACTCGATCACTTCAGTAAAAGGTCGCGGGAAAATTTAG